From the Pseudomonas syringae KCTC 12500 genome, the window CTCCCAACCCTTGGGCACAGTCAGGTAGGCGGTAGGCGAAATTTCCTTGAGGTTGCGTAAAGTCTCGGCGAAGCCTTGTGCGGTGGGCTTGCCGTTGTCCAGATAGAACGTGCCACCGTTGTACAGCACGATACCGATGTTGTGACTGCCGCCGAAGGTGTGATTCCAGGGCAGCCAGTCGACCAGCACGGGCGGTTCTTCGCCGAACACCGGGAACGTCTGCAGCAGCATCTGTTGATTGGCACACAGCATGCGTTGGGTAGTCACCACCGCCTTGGGCAGTTTGGTCGAGCCCGAGGTGAACAAAAACTTGGCGATGGTGTTGGGGCCGCTGGCCAGGAAAGCGGCATCGGCCTCGCTGCCACCCGGCTCTTCGAGCAGGCTGGAGAAGCTCAGATGAGGCCTGCCATTGAGCTGTCCGCGTACAGTGATGACGGGCGTGTCCGTAGGAATGATCGCATCGATAGCACGCTGGAACGGCGCGGCATCACTGACAAATACCAATCCTGGCCGCAATACGTCGCAGACGTGTCGTAACTTGGCGAAATCCTGAGACATGACCGAATACGCCGGTGATACCGGGCAGTATGGAATGCCGGCGTACATGGCACCCAGAGCAAGCTGCAAGTGCTCGATGTCGTTACCTGACAGCAACGCCAGCGGCCGATCGGCGGAAAGGTCGTACGCCAGCAGGCTCTGCGCGATAGCGCGCACATCCGTCAGCATCTCGGCATAACTGACCTTGCGCCAGCCGCCACGGCTGTCGCGGGCGGCAATAAAGGTTTGTTGCGGACGCAACTGAGCCCAGTGCACCAGCCGGTCAAGCAGCCGGTCGGGCAATCGTGCCAGGGGCTCCAGGGAACGCATGTGCAGAACGCCCTGCTCTTCCCGCACCTCGATGGGCGGGTGGCCGATCGAGACCTGACGGTAGCGCGGTGTATTATCTTCACTTTGCAGCGTTGATGATCTGATATCGGAACTCACGTGCGTTCTCTCCATCAAGGTACGCAGGCGCCAAACGCTACGCAGCGGTTCGGACCAAGCGTTGCAGCACCAGGCTGCAGCCTTGTTATTGTTGTGCCTGAGTCACCGGCGACACGGTCTTGTGTAAAAGAGCGTTACCGCCGGCCTGGAAGGTTTCAGATCGGGTGGTTCAAATGGGATAGTGCCGTAGCCCGTTTTGCAACGTCACCCAGCGCAACTGGGTAAAGTGCTCGATCGAGGCCTTGCCGCCGAAACTGCCATAGCCACTGGACTTCACCCCGCCGAAGGGCATTTGCGCCTCGTCGTGAACGGTGGGGCCGTTGATATGGCAGATCCCGGACTCGACCCGTTGCGCCAGCGCCAGGGCCCGGCTGGTATCACGACTGAAAATCGCCGCCGAGAGACCGAACTCCGAATCGTTGGCCAGTCGCAATAGCGCTTCGTCACCGTCGCCGCGCAGCACCACGGCCACCGGGCCGAAGGACTCCTCGCGGTACAGGCGCATGGCATCTGTCACACCGTCGAGCAGCGTCGGTTGCAGAATGCTTTCCTGCAACTGCCCGCCAATCACCAGCGTTGCGCCAAGCGCCACGGCGTCATCGATCAAGCCTTTGATGCGCGTCCCGGCACCCACGTCGACCAGCGACCCGAGGACCGATTCACTGTCATCCGGATTGCCGGCGCGCAAGGTTTTGATCTTGGTCGTCAGCTTGGCAACGAAGGCGTCGGCGACCTTGTAATCCACGATCAGCCGCTCGGTGGACATGCAGATCTGGCCCTGATTGAAATAAGCGCCAAAGGCGGCGGCCTCTACTGCCGCGTCGAGATCGGCGTCGTCGAGCACCAGAAACGGTGCCTTGCCACCCAGTTCCAGCAGTGCCGGTTTCAGATACCGCGCCGACAGTTCACCGACGATGCGGCCTACATGAGTGGAACCGGTGAAATTGACCCGCCGTACTGCCGGGTTGGCAATCAGGCGCTCGACAATCGCCGGCGCATCGGCCGGCGCGTTGCTGATCACGTTCACCACACCGTCACCCAGCCCGGCATCCTGCAGCACCTGGCCGATCAGCCGATGCACGGCTGGGCTGAGCTCCGAAGCCTTGAGCACCACGGTATTGCCGCAGGCGAGTGGCATGGCGATAGCTCGCGCGGCAAGAATCACCGGCGCATTCCACGGCGCGATACCGAGGACCACACCGCAGGGCTGGCGCAGCGCCATGGCAAAATTGCCGGGAACATTGGAGGGGATGACATCGCCGGTAATCTGCGTCGTCATGGATGCCGCTTCGCGCAGCATGTTGGCGGCCAGCTGTACGTTGAAGCCGTACCAGTTGGCCATTGCTCCGGTTTCGCCGGCCGCAGCGATGAATTCGCCGCTGCGGGCCTGCAACTGCGCGGCAGCTTCGAGCAGACGCGCCCGACGCTCGCCGGGCACCATCGCCGCCCAGCCGGGGAACGCAGCCTGAG encodes:
- a CDS encoding feruloyl-CoA synthase, coding for MSSDIRSSTLQSEDNTPRYRQVSIGHPPIEVREEQGVLHMRSLEPLARLPDRLLDRLVHWAQLRPQQTFIAARDSRGGWRKVSYAEMLTDVRAIAQSLLAYDLSADRPLALLSGNDIEHLQLALGAMYAGIPYCPVSPAYSVMSQDFAKLRHVCDVLRPGLVFVSDAAPFQRAIDAIIPTDTPVITVRGQLNGRPHLSFSSLLEEPGGSEADAAFLASGPNTIAKFLFTSGSTKLPKAVVTTQRMLCANQQMLLQTFPVFGEEPPVLVDWLPWNHTFGGSHNIGIVLYNGGTFYLDNGKPTAQGFAETLRNLKEISPTAYLTVPKGWEELVNALEQDAELRERFFSRIKLFFFAAAGLSQSIWDRLDRVAEQHCGERIRMMAGLGMTEAAPSCTFTTGPLSMAGYIGLPAPGCEVCLVPVDGKLEGRFRGPHIMPGYWRSPQQTAEVFDENGFYCSGDAIKLADPAAPELGLMFDGRLAEDFKLSSGVFVSVGPMRNRAVLEGSPYVQDVVITAPDRECLGALVFPRVHECRQLAGLDAQATDAQVLASAPVREWFADWLARLNQGANGNASRLEWIVLLDQPASIDRGEITDKGSINQRAVLQWRADKVEALYRDQDPNKLSAAPKA
- a CDS encoding aldehyde dehydrogenase, with product MLDVPLLIGGQSCPASDGRTFERCNPVTGEVVSRVAAATLEDADAAVAAAQAAFPGWAAMVPGERRARLLEAAAQLQARSGEFIAAAGETGAMANWYGFNVQLAANMLREAASMTTQITGDVIPSNVPGNFAMALRQPCGVVLGIAPWNAPVILAARAIAMPLACGNTVVLKASELSPAVHRLIGQVLQDAGLGDGVVNVISNAPADAPAIVERLIANPAVRRVNFTGSTHVGRIVGELSARYLKPALLELGGKAPFLVLDDADLDAAVEAAAFGAYFNQGQICMSTERLIVDYKVADAFVAKLTTKIKTLRAGNPDDSESVLGSLVDVGAGTRIKGLIDDAVALGATLVIGGQLQESILQPTLLDGVTDAMRLYREESFGPVAVVLRGDGDEALLRLANDSEFGLSAAIFSRDTSRALALAQRVESGICHINGPTVHDEAQMPFGGVKSSGYGSFGGKASIEHFTQLRWVTLQNGLRHYPI